Proteins found in one Methylobacter sp. S3L5C genomic segment:
- a CDS encoding L,D-transpeptidase family protein, protein MNTSPLDNIQMHLADFKKPTSPAIKLVGIILISILMSGCQHLKFFPDLNEDLTFRGEDSRQKSRPQIENMETHEFQLADGQTVVGTIAAVNTQENDTLSDIARHFGLGYNDISRANPSVSPWTPPLNSRVLLPLQFILPDTPHKGIVLNLANMRLFYYPKKPSDKVVTYPVGIGRQGWNTPKGLTSIIAKKANPSWVVPASIHKEHLEKGDPLPNVVTAGPNNPLGLFAMRLGFPSYLIHGTNKPYGIGMQISHGCIQLYPEDIEVLFKEASVGMPVQIVHQPYLAGWHQDMLYLEATEPLQKWAKAKPQLKKQLLKELHKISTKKNVAIDWEKVDQIIERSDGIPVPILSQSTDLASLSANAVQLKHPEQLYQQPIVAELKDSDWSILVASFDNEADAQELATMLNHQGPIIPARKIKKDDGYQVIAGPFKNKKEVNNIAKRIQMDFELDVKPLKPRLISKD, encoded by the coding sequence GTGAATACATCACCTTTGGATAACATTCAAATGCACCTGGCAGACTTTAAAAAACCAACATCTCCGGCCATCAAATTAGTCGGCATAATACTGATCAGTATTTTAATGAGCGGTTGTCAACATCTGAAATTTTTCCCCGATCTAAATGAAGATCTGACTTTTCGGGGTGAAGATAGTCGGCAAAAAAGCCGGCCACAAATAGAAAACATGGAAACCCATGAGTTTCAATTAGCCGACGGACAAACGGTGGTCGGCACGATTGCCGCAGTAAACACCCAAGAAAACGACACATTGTCTGATATTGCCCGCCATTTTGGCTTGGGCTATAACGATATCAGCAGAGCCAACCCGTCTGTATCTCCGTGGACGCCGCCATTAAATAGCCGCGTATTATTGCCTTTGCAATTTATTCTGCCGGATACGCCTCATAAAGGCATTGTCCTTAATCTGGCGAATATGCGCTTATTTTACTATCCCAAAAAACCGTCGGACAAAGTCGTTACTTATCCTGTTGGCATTGGTCGTCAAGGCTGGAACACCCCAAAAGGATTAACCAGTATCATAGCCAAAAAAGCCAACCCGAGTTGGGTGGTCCCCGCTTCCATACACAAGGAACATCTGGAAAAAGGCGACCCGTTACCTAATGTAGTCACCGCAGGTCCCAATAATCCACTGGGACTCTTTGCCATGCGCCTTGGTTTTCCCAGTTATCTCATCCACGGCACCAACAAGCCTTATGGCATTGGTATGCAAATTAGCCACGGTTGCATACAACTTTATCCCGAGGATATTGAAGTATTGTTTAAAGAAGCTTCAGTAGGCATGCCGGTACAAATAGTTCACCAGCCCTATCTGGCTGGCTGGCATCAGGACATGCTGTATCTTGAAGCGACCGAACCACTGCAAAAATGGGCAAAGGCCAAGCCACAACTTAAAAAACAGTTATTAAAAGAATTACATAAAATCAGCACCAAGAAAAATGTTGCTATCGATTGGGAGAAAGTCGATCAAATTATAGAGCGCTCGGATGGCATTCCCGTACCCATTCTTAGCCAAAGTACGGACTTGGCAAGCCTTTCTGCAAATGCAGTGCAGCTAAAGCATCCTGAACAACTCTATCAACAACCGATTGTTGCAGAGTTAAAAGATAGCGACTGGTCAATTTTAGTGGCCAGTTTTGATAACGAAGCAGACGCGCAGGAACTGGCAACAATGCTTAATCATCAAGGGCCTATTATTCCTGCACGTAAAATTAAAAAAGATGATGGCTATCAAGTTATCGCAGGGCCTTTTAAAAACAAAAAGGAAGTCAATAACATCGCAAAACGCATTCAAATGGATTTTGAACTTGATGTTAAACCTTTAAAACCTCGTTTAATCTCAAAAGACTAG
- a CDS encoding glycosyltransferase family 2 protein, with amino-acid sequence MIKVGLIVPTLNAGSLWESWLKAFALQTRKPDYLLVIDSSSSDTTVALARAQGFTVEVISKSEFNHGGTRQFGVNKLSAMDIIVFLTQDALLANAVAIEDLLTAFNDEQVGAAYGRQLPHRDAGPMAAHARLFNYPAKSQLRSMADRTRFGIKTIFISNSFSAFRRSALMQVGGFPVHTIMNEDTYVAGKMLVGGWKIAYCADAQVFHSHDYSFVDEFKRYFDIGVFHTNTSWLQQTFGGASGEGLRFVISEMRYLLIHAPWLIPSAALRTGLKWLGFKLGNLHRGLPQAIRRYFSMHKTYWLRTSP; translated from the coding sequence ATGATTAAGGTCGGTCTTATCGTACCCACGTTAAATGCAGGGAGTCTCTGGGAATCCTGGCTAAAAGCCTTCGCACTACAGACCCGAAAACCGGATTATCTGTTGGTCATTGACTCTTCTTCCAGCGACACTACCGTCGCCTTGGCTCGTGCCCAAGGCTTTACTGTCGAGGTAATTTCAAAATCAGAGTTTAATCACGGCGGCACTCGCCAGTTTGGTGTGAACAAGCTGTCGGCAATGGATATCATCGTATTTCTGACTCAAGATGCCTTATTAGCCAATGCCGTTGCTATCGAAGACCTGTTAACCGCATTTAATGACGAGCAAGTTGGTGCGGCTTATGGGCGCCAGCTTCCGCATCGGGACGCAGGCCCCATGGCCGCGCATGCCCGTCTTTTTAATTATCCCGCCAAAAGCCAGCTGCGCAGTATGGCAGACCGCACCCGCTTTGGCATCAAAACAATCTTTATATCCAATTCTTTTTCCGCTTTTCGGCGCAGTGCACTCATGCAAGTGGGCGGTTTTCCCGTCCATACGATAATGAATGAAGACACTTATGTAGCCGGAAAGATGTTAGTTGGTGGCTGGAAAATTGCCTATTGCGCCGATGCCCAAGTATTTCACTCTCATGACTACAGTTTTGTGGACGAATTTAAACGTTACTTTGATATCGGTGTGTTCCATACCAATACGTCGTGGCTACAACAAACATTTGGTGGCGCGTCCGGTGAAGGTTTACGTTTTGTGATCTCGGAAATGCGTTACCTGCTTATACATGCACCCTGGTTAATTCCCTCCGCAGCACTGCGGACGGGTTTGAAATGGCTGGGTTTCAAATTGGGTAATCTGCATAGGGGATTGCCACAAGCTATTCGTCGATACTTTAGTATGCATAAAACTTACTGGCTTCGCACCTCACCATAA
- a CDS encoding glycosyltransferase family 4 protein, translated as MKVAIVTTHIPPAKGYGGVSVTASVLTKAWAERNHKMVLVASDESIAGRLKPEDVRLGKQVDVKLYRCYGFRRWGFGLGAIPMLFKLCLQAPVVYIHGIATWPSTLAAIFCVVLQRPFMVAVHGGLMPEHVELIRREKPHKWLFYRWLTFPTLRRAIAVHCTSDTEAEGVRNVLGKDARVLLVPNGIDSRDIKVAPFPDEEGMNICFLGHIQQEKGINAFIRAWLKVRRPADRLLIAGRSVNGAYFEEFQALVEQAQGAIRYNGYLERDEVLDLLATSHFLALPSGLEEAGGMRENFGNVVAEAMAVGRPVLVAKGLAWDHLESAGAGFVFDRTEASVCEVLRKAQAVGDGLKWEQMSWSGRQYVEQQLNPVRLGEQVWQVLNNHNQKNQPQQLVKESS; from the coding sequence ATGAAAGTAGCTATTGTAACCACACATATACCCCCAGCCAAAGGTTATGGCGGCGTGTCTGTTACTGCCAGTGTTTTAACCAAAGCCTGGGCGGAACGTAATCATAAAATGGTTTTGGTCGCTTCCGATGAATCAATTGCCGGCCGACTGAAGCCTGAAGATGTGCGTCTTGGCAAGCAAGTTGACGTTAAACTTTATCGTTGTTACGGCTTCAGGCGTTGGGGCTTTGGCCTGGGGGCTATCCCGATGCTGTTTAAGCTGTGCTTACAGGCACCGGTAGTTTATATCCACGGCATTGCCACCTGGCCATCGACCCTTGCCGCCATTTTTTGTGTCGTGCTGCAACGCCCGTTTATGGTGGCGGTACATGGCGGACTGATGCCGGAGCATGTTGAACTGATACGACGGGAAAAACCCCACAAATGGCTATTCTATCGATGGTTGACCTTTCCGACTCTGCGCCGGGCTATCGCCGTACATTGCACCAGCGATACCGAAGCCGAAGGCGTACGCAACGTGCTTGGCAAAGATGCCCGCGTATTACTGGTTCCTAATGGTATCGATAGTCGGGATATTAAGGTTGCGCCCTTTCCTGACGAGGAAGGCATGAACATCTGCTTTTTGGGACACATTCAGCAAGAAAAAGGCATCAATGCCTTTATCAGAGCCTGGTTAAAAGTTCGCCGTCCTGCGGATCGCTTATTGATTGCCGGAAGAAGCGTCAATGGCGCTTATTTTGAAGAGTTTCAGGCGCTGGTTGAGCAGGCCCAAGGCGCTATCCGTTATAACGGTTATCTGGAGCGCGACGAAGTACTGGACTTGTTGGCGACCAGCCATTTTCTGGCATTGCCTTCAGGCTTGGAAGAAGCGGGCGGTATGCGCGAGAATTTTGGCAATGTGGTTGCCGAAGCCATGGCTGTCGGACGTCCTGTATTGGTAGCCAAAGGCTTGGCATGGGATCACCTGGAATCGGCTGGAGCGGGCTTTGTTTTTGATAGAACGGAAGCATCCGTCTGCGAAGTGCTACGTAAAGCGCAAGCAGTGGGCGATGGCTTAAAATGGGAACAAATGTCTTGGAGTGGCAGACAGTATGTCGAACAACAACTTAATCCCGTTAGATTAGGTGAACAGGTCTGGCAAGTATTGAATAATCATAATCAAAAAAATCAGCCACAACAACTGGTCAAGGAGTCTTCATAA
- a CDS encoding glycosyltransferase family 2 protein, producing MKISLVLATLGRDKDVADFLTSLTCQTYKNFELIIIDQNRDGKIDAIVRQFNDCLTMRHIKVDFVGNARARDYGIGLAQGRIIAFPDDDCAYDKEVLKQVVAEFTKRKNLSILVAGSYAFSSSRFSIGVNSSKAQYFSRFQMMGVEFTQFFDRNKIDAKQFHLDHDFGIGSKYSGGEGFELLYRLLRVGNTAFYTPGIKIYHPDKDHYKLGTGRMLMYSTGVGAYIRKFANQQDAYILYYIARKMFVAPLLKMLFALISLNPRKLAYSFYNLVGIWRGFFAYGR from the coding sequence ATGAAAATTTCGTTGGTTTTAGCAACACTGGGAAGAGATAAAGATGTCGCTGATTTTTTAACGTCTCTAACATGTCAAACCTATAAAAATTTTGAGTTGATCATCATCGATCAAAACAGGGACGGTAAAATTGACGCTATCGTTAGGCAGTTTAACGATTGCCTTACTATGCGGCATATAAAAGTAGATTTTGTCGGTAACGCCAGAGCCAGAGACTACGGTATAGGCTTGGCTCAAGGCAGAATTATTGCCTTCCCCGATGACGATTGCGCATATGACAAAGAAGTTTTAAAACAAGTAGTCGCCGAGTTTACCAAACGCAAAAATCTTTCCATATTGGTTGCCGGTTCCTATGCTTTTTCCTCCAGCCGTTTTAGCATCGGTGTTAACAGCAGTAAAGCCCAATATTTTTCACGCTTCCAAATGATGGGCGTAGAGTTCACGCAGTTTTTTGATCGAAACAAGATTGACGCCAAGCAGTTCCATCTGGATCACGATTTTGGCATTGGCTCCAAATATTCCGGAGGCGAGGGTTTTGAACTTTTGTATCGTTTACTTCGGGTAGGCAATACGGCCTTTTATACCCCGGGAATAAAAATTTATCACCCCGATAAAGATCACTACAAGCTGGGAACCGGAAGAATGTTGATGTATTCCACCGGAGTTGGCGCCTATATCAGAAAATTTGCCAATCAACAGGATGCCTACATTCTTTACTACATTGCTCGCAAAATGTTTGTCGCTCCCCTGCTGAAAATGCTGTTCGCCCTGATTTCATTAAACCCTAGAAAACTGGCTTATTCTTTTTACAATCTCGTCGGTATTTGGCGTGGATTTTTTGCCTATGGAAGGTAA
- a CDS encoding glycosyltransferase family 2 protein → MLTIVILTKNEQANLPACLAAIPQHYPVVIVDSGSTDNTVAIAKSRDCQIYVNPWPGFAEQRNFAIKQCAITTPWILFVDADEIYPQTFYDWFEAKMVGTDSVDVMMVPSVLYLRGKRLNHAPGYPIYHPRLVRRDTTRFVRNHTGHGEAVINSCRIGHAVIPYEHYFYHGEIIEWMHKHVDKAAQEVQLQPPTDAVMTNRGRLSVLLGRSWLRILARFLYHFVFRGGFLDGFAGLEFALMFTWYEATIYVQAKAGTQTR, encoded by the coding sequence ATGCTAACTATTGTTATTCTGACCAAAAATGAGCAAGCCAATCTACCAGCTTGTCTGGCGGCTATTCCTCAACACTATCCCGTTGTGATAGTGGACTCGGGAAGCACCGACAATACGGTAGCCATAGCCAAGAGCCGGGATTGCCAAATTTATGTTAATCCGTGGCCGGGTTTTGCTGAACAACGAAACTTTGCCATCAAGCAATGCGCTATCACTACACCCTGGATATTATTCGTTGATGCTGACGAAATTTACCCTCAAACATTTTATGACTGGTTTGAAGCCAAGATGGTGGGCACCGATTCGGTTGATGTGATGATGGTGCCGTCGGTACTTTATCTGCGCGGTAAACGCTTAAATCACGCACCAGGCTATCCGATTTATCATCCAAGACTGGTACGCAGGGACACTACCCGCTTTGTCCGCAACCATACCGGACATGGTGAAGCCGTTATTAATAGCTGTCGAATCGGACACGCCGTAATTCCTTACGAGCACTATTTTTATCATGGCGAAATTATCGAATGGATGCATAAACACGTTGATAAAGCCGCACAAGAGGTGCAACTTCAACCACCCACCGATGCAGTAATGACCAATCGGGGACGCTTAAGCGTTTTATTGGGACGGTCATGGCTAAGAATTCTCGCCCGTTTTTTATACCACTTCGTATTCCGGGGTGGCTTTTTGGATGGTTTTGCCGGCCTGGAATTTGCACTCATGTTTACCTGGTATGAGGCAACTATCTATGTGCAGGCAAAAGCCGGTACACAAACAAGGTGA